A single Mangrovimonas sp. YM274 DNA region contains:
- a CDS encoding L-serine ammonia-lyase, whose product MECISVFDMLKIGVGPSSSHTLGPWRAAERWIAELKNNNKFDKVEKVKVDLYGSLSLTGKGHATDYAVLLGLSGADPERIPTEDIDVIISNIKNSKALCFNNEKMIPFEVSEGIVFNRKFLPFHANGLTFTATINGRNYKSTYYSIGGGFVVQEERKVSKANKIIFYCTFPYPIETGTQLLDFCKQLELPISGVVLENEKSIREEAAIDFELKRVWDTMLECMYLGCHTEGNLPGGLNVRRRAYDTHQKLKGDLPYNTPEEWLETIRHTEVKFRQIFKWVSCFALAVNEVNASLGRVVTAPTNGSAGVIPAVLMYYMVIENHKANFEHIKQFLLVAGEIGSIFKKGATISAAMGGCQAEIGVSSAMAAGALCELLGGTPEQVLVAAEIAMEHHLGLTCDPIAGLVQVPCIERNSMGAIKAINAAELALDTDPNNVKVPLDKVVNTMWETAKDMNSKYKETSEGGLAVGVNLTDC is encoded by the coding sequence ATGGAGTGCATTAGTGTATTTGACATGTTAAAAATTGGTGTGGGACCATCTAGTTCCCATACACTTGGGCCTTGGAGGGCTGCAGAACGTTGGATTGCAGAATTAAAAAACAACAATAAATTTGATAAGGTTGAAAAAGTTAAAGTTGACCTTTACGGTTCTTTGTCATTAACCGGTAAAGGGCATGCCACAGATTACGCCGTGCTTTTAGGTTTAAGTGGTGCCGACCCAGAACGCATTCCAACCGAAGATATTGATGTTATCATCTCCAACATCAAAAATTCCAAAGCACTTTGTTTCAATAACGAAAAAATGATTCCTTTTGAGGTTTCCGAAGGAATTGTGTTCAATCGAAAATTTCTGCCATTCCATGCCAACGGTCTTACTTTTACAGCAACCATAAATGGCAGAAACTATAAATCTACCTACTACTCTATTGGCGGTGGATTTGTTGTTCAGGAAGAACGCAAAGTATCCAAAGCCAATAAAATCATCTTTTACTGCACGTTTCCCTACCCTATCGAGACAGGCACCCAATTATTGGATTTCTGCAAACAATTGGAATTGCCCATTTCAGGAGTTGTTTTGGAAAACGAAAAATCCATACGAGAAGAAGCTGCCATCGATTTTGAATTAAAACGTGTTTGGGACACCATGTTGGAATGCATGTACCTAGGTTGCCACACCGAAGGAAACCTGCCAGGTGGCCTTAATGTGAGAAGGCGTGCCTACGACACCCATCAAAAACTTAAAGGAGATCTCCCTTACAATACACCGGAGGAATGGTTAGAGACCATTCGCCATACCGAGGTGAAATTCAGACAGATCTTTAAATGGGTAAGTTGTTTTGCTTTGGCGGTAAATGAAGTAAACGCCTCCTTGGGACGTGTAGTTACAGCTCCTACCAATGGTAGTGCCGGGGTAATTCCTGCCGTATTGATGTACTACATGGTGATTGAAAACCACAAAGCCAATTTTGAACATATAAAACAATTCCTTTTGGTGGCAGGAGAAATTGGTAGCATCTTTAAAAAAGGCGCTACGATCTCTGCTGCAATGGGTGGATGCCAAGCCGAAATAGGTGTATCCTCTGCCATGGCCGCTGGTGCCCTTTGCGAGCTTTTGGGAGGTACTCCCGAACAGGTATTGGTAGCTGCAGAAATTGCCATGGAACACCATTTGGGACTTACTTGCGACCCAATTGCCGGATTGGTACAGGTGCCTTGTATCGAGCGTAACTCTATGGGAGCCATTAAAGCCATTAATGCCGCTGAATTGGCCCTGGACACAGACCCCAACAATGTAAAAGTGCCATTGGATAAAGTAGTCAACACCATGTGGGAAACTGCAAAGGACATGAATTCCAAGTACAAAGAAACTTCAGAAGGAGGTTTGGCCGTAGGAGTTAACCTAACCGACTGTTAA
- the panB gene encoding 3-methyl-2-oxobutanoate hydroxymethyltransferase, whose product MSVAKKEYKRITVKSLVEMKQNGEKISMLTSYDYTMAKIVDEAGIDVILVGDSASNVMAGHETTLPITLDQMIYHASSVIRAVQRALVVVDLPFGSYQSDPKEALRSAIRIMKESGGHAVKLEGGKEIKESIKRILHAGIPVMGHLGLTPQSIYKFGTYTVRAKEEQEAKKLKEDALMLEKAGCFAIVLEKIPAQLAKEVAESVSIPVIGIGAGNGVDGQVLVLHDMLGMTHEFNPRFLRRYMNLYEDMTSAISQYVDDVKTLDFPNDNEQY is encoded by the coding sequence ATGTCTGTAGCTAAAAAAGAATACAAACGAATTACGGTTAAGTCCTTGGTAGAAATGAAGCAAAACGGAGAGAAAATCTCTATGCTTACTTCCTACGACTATACTATGGCGAAAATTGTTGATGAAGCTGGAATAGATGTTATTCTTGTTGGAGATTCTGCCAGTAATGTTATGGCTGGTCACGAAACAACACTTCCCATCACTTTAGACCAAATGATCTATCATGCCTCTTCTGTAATAAGGGCGGTTCAACGTGCTTTGGTTGTAGTGGATTTACCTTTTGGTAGCTATCAGAGTGATCCTAAGGAAGCCCTTAGATCTGCCATTAGAATCATGAAAGAAAGTGGCGGACATGCCGTAAAACTTGAAGGTGGTAAAGAAATCAAAGAGAGTATCAAACGTATTCTTCACGCCGGTATTCCTGTTATGGGGCATTTAGGATTGACGCCACAATCTATTTACAAATTCGGAACGTATACCGTAAGAGCTAAAGAAGAGCAAGAAGCCAAAAAGCTTAAGGAAGACGCCTTAATGTTGGAAAAAGCTGGTTGTTTCGCCATTGTTTTAGAAAAAATCCCTGCTCAACTGGCCAAAGAGGTTGCTGAAAGCGTTTCCATTCCTGTTATTGGTATTGGAGCCGGAAATGGTGTAGACGGACAGGTTTTGGTATTACACGACATGTTGGGAATGACCCATGAGTTTAATCCAAGATTTTTGCGTCGCTACATGAATCTTTATGAAGACATGACCTCGGCCATCTCACAATACGTAGACGATGTGAAGACCCTGGATTTCCCTAACGACAACGAACAATACTAA